The following are encoded in a window of Bradyrhizobium sp. WBOS07 genomic DNA:
- the dprA gene encoding DNA-processing protein DprA → MLRLQGAAVDAINASVELTEAERIDRLRLIRSDNVGPRTFRSLVDHFGTARAALERLPDLARRGGAQRSGRICSADEAKAELAASRKFGIAWRAPGEDGYPARLAMIDDAPPLLAVRGDTKTLMRPMIAIVGSRNASGAGLKFAGLLARELGEAGFVVISGLARGVDQAAHRASVDNGTVAVLAGGHDCIYPPEHGDLLRAMLDHEGAAISEMPLGHEPRARDFPRRNRLISGASLGVVVVEAAHRSGSLITARMAAEQGREVFAVPGSPLDPRAAGANDLIKQGATLVTEAADIINAVQPIMERPLMSPAGEPDSEPFESDPQGHDRDQITGLLGPAPISIDDLVRMSGASPAIVRTVLLELELAGKLERHGGGLVSLV, encoded by the coding sequence ATGCTGCGCCTGCAAGGAGCCGCCGTGGACGCCATCAATGCGAGCGTGGAGCTGACCGAGGCTGAGCGGATCGACCGCCTGCGGCTGATCCGTTCCGACAATGTCGGCCCGCGCACCTTCCGCTCGCTGGTCGACCATTTCGGCACGGCGCGCGCCGCGCTGGAGCGCCTGCCTGATCTGGCGCGCCGCGGCGGTGCGCAGCGATCGGGCCGCATCTGCAGCGCCGATGAAGCCAAAGCCGAGCTGGCCGCAAGCCGCAAGTTCGGCATCGCCTGGCGCGCGCCCGGCGAGGACGGCTATCCGGCGCGGCTGGCGATGATCGACGATGCGCCGCCGCTGCTCGCCGTGCGTGGCGACACCAAGACCCTGATGCGGCCGATGATTGCCATCGTCGGCTCGCGCAACGCATCCGGCGCCGGGCTGAAATTCGCAGGCCTGCTCGCGCGCGAGCTCGGCGAAGCCGGCTTCGTCGTCATCTCCGGACTCGCGCGCGGCGTCGACCAGGCCGCACATCGCGCCAGCGTCGACAACGGCACCGTCGCCGTCTTGGCCGGCGGCCATGATTGCATCTATCCGCCCGAGCATGGCGATCTGCTCAGGGCGATGCTCGATCACGAAGGCGCTGCGATCTCCGAGATGCCGCTCGGCCATGAGCCGCGTGCCCGCGACTTCCCGCGCCGCAACCGGCTGATCTCGGGCGCTTCGCTCGGGGTCGTCGTGGTGGAGGCGGCGCACCGTTCGGGCTCGCTGATCACCGCGCGCATGGCGGCCGAACAGGGGCGCGAGGTGTTCGCGGTGCCGGGCTCGCCGCTCGATCCGCGCGCCGCCGGCGCCAACGACCTGATCAAGCAGGGCGCGACCCTCGTCACCGAAGCCGCCGACATCATCAATGCGGTGCAGCCGATCATGGAGCGGCCGTTGATGAGTCCTGCGGGCGAGCCCGACAGCGAGCCGTTCGAGAGCGATCCGCAAGGCCACGACCGCGACCAGATCACCGGCCTGCTCGGCCCGGCGCCCATCTCGATCGACGATCTCGTGCGGATGTCCGGCGCCTCGCCCGCGATCGTGCGCACGGTGCTGCTGGAGCTGGAGCTGGCCGGCAAGCTCGAACGCCACGGCGGCGGCTTGGTATCGCTGGTTTAG
- a CDS encoding helix-turn-helix domain-containing protein, with translation MGTTLRPENTGFPATPTPVPMPHPDHADCRGVASVLSRVGDKWSVFVIMMLSDGPKRFNELKRMINGISQRMLTLTLRGLERDGLVTRTIFPTIPPRVDYELTDLGRGLQEPVKALGQWAMDHLTQIEAARTQFDRRKES, from the coding sequence ATGGGCACAACTTTGAGACCTGAGAACACCGGTTTTCCTGCCACGCCGACGCCCGTTCCAATGCCGCATCCCGACCACGCGGATTGCCGCGGGGTCGCCTCCGTGCTGTCCCGCGTCGGCGACAAATGGAGCGTGTTCGTCATCATGATGCTGAGCGACGGACCCAAGCGCTTCAACGAGCTGAAGCGCATGATCAACGGCATCTCGCAGCGCATGCTGACCTTGACGCTGCGAGGTCTCGAGCGCGACGGCCTCGTCACGCGCACGATCTTTCCGACCATACCGCCCCGCGTCGACTACGAGCTGACTGATCTCGGCCGTGGGCTTCAGGAGCCGGTGAAAGCGCTAGGGCAGTGGGCGATGGACCACCTGACGCAGATCGAGGCTGCACGTACGCAGTTCGATCGGCGCAAGGAAAGTTAG
- a CDS encoding FMN-dependent NADH-azoreductase: MKLLHLDSSVLGPHSVSRQVSAAIVDRLRQATPSLDVVYRDLTQTPLAHLSGSHLAAAQGAPAPAELAPDLAASAAALDEFLSADIVVIGAPMYNFTIPSQLKAWIDRILVVGKTFKYGAAGPEGLAGGKRVIVAISRGGYYGAETPYAAGEHLESYLRWVFGFIGITNVEFIPADGIQVGPDHREKAIAGALQSATTLRAA, from the coding sequence ATGAAACTGCTCCATCTCGACTCCAGCGTCCTCGGCCCCCACTCCGTATCCAGGCAGGTTTCCGCCGCCATCGTCGACCGGCTGCGCCAGGCCACGCCTTCGCTCGACGTGGTCTATCGCGACCTGACCCAGACCCCGCTGGCCCACCTCTCCGGCTCGCACCTCGCCGCTGCGCAAGGCGCCCCCGCGCCGGCAGAACTGGCACCCGACCTGGCCGCAAGCGCGGCCGCGCTCGACGAGTTCCTTTCTGCCGACATCGTCGTGATCGGCGCGCCCATGTACAATTTCACCATTCCGAGCCAGCTCAAGGCTTGGATCGACCGCATCCTCGTGGTGGGGAAGACATTTAAATATGGCGCCGCGGGGCCCGAGGGGCTTGCCGGCGGCAAGCGCGTGATCGTGGCGATCTCGCGCGGAGGCTATTACGGCGCGGAAACGCCCTACGCGGCCGGCGAACACCTCGAAAGCTATTTGCGCTGGGTGTTCGGTTTCATCGGGATCACGAACGTCGAATTCATCCCGGCCGACGGCATCCAGGTCGGCCCGGACCACCGCGAGAAGGCGATCGCTGGCGCGCTTCAGTCGGCAACAACTCTGCGGGCAGCATAG